A genomic stretch from Rhinatrema bivittatum chromosome 9, aRhiBiv1.1, whole genome shotgun sequence includes:
- the LOC115098485 gene encoding mesotocin receptor-like gives MQNLSFSVQDNANQTENPFQHRFLSSANTSDLVQRPERDEQLAWVEIAVLGIIFLAATAGNFILILILWRRRKKLSRMYVFMLHLSIADLVVAFFQVLPQLIWDITDVFIGSDVMCKTIKYLQLLGMFTSTYMIVVMTVDRYQAVCYPVVTFQKKRALWNAAICASWSISLIFSLPQLFIFSKTELTPGIFECWAQFIQPWGSRAYVTWIFVAIFFIPTIILTICQVKICRIIQMNIYVKKHNEFELTNGKQIMPSRASSINCISKAMIKTVKMTVVTVVVYVLCWAPFFIVQLWSVWYPSSVTEGAVFTIIMLLGNLNSCTNPWIYMYFCGHIPHCVRQPENISTREETVVTASINFGDREPEDSI, from the exons ATGCAAAATTTGTCATTTTCTGTGCAAGATAATGCAAATCAGACCGAAAATCCTTTTCAGCACAGATTTCTAAGCTCTGCAAATACTTCTGATCTGGTGCAGAGACCTGAAAGAGATGAGCAATTAGCCTGGGTTGAGATTGCTGTGTTGGGAATTATTTTCCTAGCTGCCACAGCTGGCAATTTTATTCTCATACTGATACTATGGAGACGAAGAAAGAAGTTATCAAGGATGTATGTATTCATGCTGCACCTCAGCATAGCGGATTTAGTGGTGGCCTTTTTTCAAGTTCTTCCTCAACTCATCTGGGATATCACTGATGTCTTTATAGGGTCAGATGTCATGTGCAAAACCATCAAGTATCTGCAGTTGCTGGGCATGTTTACTTCTACATACATGATAGTGGTCATGACGGTGGACAGATATCAGGCAGTATGCTATCCTGTGGTCACTTTTCAAAAGAAACGAGCTCTCTGGAATGCTGCTATTTGTGCTAGCTGGTCCATATCTTTGATCTTTAGCCTCCCTCAGTTATTTATATTTTCTAAGACTGAACTAACTCCAGGTATTTTTGAATGCTGGGCTCAATTCATTCAGCCGTGGGGCTCAAGGGCATATGTGACATGGATTTTTGTTGCTATTTTTTTCATTCCCACCATTATTCTTACCATATGCCAAGTCAAGATCTGCAGAATAATCCAAATGAATATTTATGTGAAAAAACACAATGAATTTGAATTGACAAATGGAAAGCAAATCATGCCCTCAAGagcaagcagtattaattgcatttCAAAGGCTATGATCAAGACTGTAAAAATGACAGTGGTAACAGTTGTTGTTTATGTGTTGTGCTGGGCACCTTTCTTCATCGTTCAGTTATGGAGTGTTTGGTACCCTAGCAGTGTCACTGAAG GTGCTGTGTTCACCATTATTATGCTCCTTGGGAATCTGAACAGTTGTACTAATCCCTGGATTTACATGTACTTTTGTGGTCACATTCCACACTGTGTAAGGCAGCCAGAAAATATCTCAACCAGGGAAGAAACTGTGGTCACCGCAAGCATTAATTTTGGAGACAGGGAGCCTGAAGACAGTATATAA